In one window of Caenimonas aquaedulcis DNA:
- a CDS encoding tyrosine-type recombinase/integrase, with amino-acid sequence MGGNYQTIPAAAAVTRHNLLNDAAVRSKGKAPGYHLDGHGLYLQVGETGTRSWVLRYTLNNSRREMGLGSASDFGLAEARERAREARKLVAEGVDPIAARRQAKDERAAGIARQKLEGKTFKQCALEYIEEYSADWKNAKHGAQWLNTLTTYVFPKLGAKRMSDIDKADILRAISPIWKDKAETASRTLQRIRIVFNYAAAKDHVQAPDAEFWTQVKIALGGNVRARKVKHFASCPHSQVGRVLQRVWESTATDRVKIAFEFAVLNATRSGEVRGARWSEFDKSYKDWTIPGERMKSGRPHRIPLSKRAQKLMKLAEKLRTTTDGDLVFANPSGKPYSDMVFTQLLKRLKEPFTMHGFRSSFRVWGSEETQYAHELMEFALAHVVTDQTVRAYARSDMLEKRREMMDSWANYIWQHAPTATATES; translated from the coding sequence ATGGGGGGTAACTACCAAACCATCCCTGCTGCCGCAGCCGTGACCCGCCACAACCTGCTTAACGACGCCGCCGTGCGTAGCAAAGGCAAAGCGCCTGGCTACCACCTGGACGGCCACGGCTTGTACTTGCAGGTTGGCGAAACTGGTACACGCTCTTGGGTGCTGCGCTACACGTTAAACAATTCACGCCGCGAGATGGGACTCGGATCTGCCTCCGACTTTGGGCTGGCAGAAGCGCGGGAGCGCGCCCGCGAAGCTCGGAAGCTAGTCGCAGAAGGTGTTGATCCTATTGCTGCGCGGCGACAGGCAAAGGACGAGCGCGCAGCGGGCATTGCGCGACAAAAACTCGAAGGCAAGACCTTTAAGCAATGCGCGCTGGAGTACATCGAAGAATACTCAGCCGACTGGAAGAACGCCAAGCATGGTGCTCAGTGGCTCAACACGTTGACCACCTACGTCTTTCCTAAGCTCGGGGCGAAGCGCATGTCAGATATCGACAAGGCTGACATACTGCGCGCCATTTCGCCAATTTGGAAAGACAAGGCCGAAACTGCATCGCGTACGCTTCAGCGTATACGGATTGTTTTCAACTACGCCGCCGCCAAGGACCACGTGCAAGCGCCGGATGCGGAATTCTGGACCCAGGTGAAGATCGCGCTTGGTGGCAATGTCAGGGCGCGCAAGGTCAAACACTTCGCGTCCTGCCCGCATTCTCAGGTGGGTCGCGTCTTGCAAAGAGTATGGGAAAGCACGGCGACGGATCGGGTGAAGATCGCGTTCGAGTTCGCCGTCCTCAACGCCACGCGATCGGGTGAGGTTCGAGGCGCACGATGGTCGGAGTTCGACAAGAGCTACAAGGACTGGACAATTCCAGGCGAACGCATGAAGTCGGGGCGGCCCCATCGCATTCCGCTGTCGAAGCGTGCACAGAAGTTGATGAAGCTCGCCGAGAAGCTTCGAACGACAACTGACGGCGACCTGGTGTTTGCCAATCCCTCCGGCAAACCCTACAGCGACATGGTGTTCACACAGCTGCTCAAGCGCCTGAAAGAGCCATTCACGATGCACGGGTTTCGATCGAGCTTTCGAGTTTGGGGCTCCGAAGAAACGCAATATGCGCACGAGCTAATGGAGTTCGCTCTAGCGCACGTTGTCACCGATCAAACAGTCCGCGCCTACGCGCGTAGCGACATGCTGGAAAAGCGCCGCGAAATGATGGACAGTTGGGCCAACTACATCTGGCAGCACGCACCGACAGCAACGGCAACCGAGAGCTAG
- a CDS encoding LysR family transcriptional regulator: protein MLNFLWLEDFRVLAATGNFSRAADERHMTQPAFSRRIRALEEWLGAELFDRSTQPAKLTEVGEWFRGVADELLARVARVPGEARIVAEASSVTLRIAATHALSFTFLPLWLRGLEARTTLGPVQLVSDVLQRCEALMLQSKVQFVLSHSHAQARGALDGEAYVSVVVGHDKLVPVSAANKQGKPLHVLGGKTAKAVPVLEYAGESGLGRIVRAVVGPRLESLPVRVAFTAHLASVLRTMALDGRGVAWLPEILVKEDMAAGRLVPASDDGWNVPIEIRLYRERRALGAAAEAFWSSAK, encoded by the coding sequence ATGCTGAACTTTCTCTGGCTCGAAGACTTCCGTGTGCTCGCTGCGACGGGCAATTTCTCCCGCGCCGCCGACGAGCGGCATATGACGCAGCCCGCGTTCAGCCGCAGGATCCGCGCGTTGGAGGAATGGCTTGGCGCGGAGCTCTTCGACCGCAGCACGCAGCCCGCGAAGCTCACCGAAGTGGGCGAGTGGTTTCGCGGCGTCGCGGATGAGCTGCTGGCGCGCGTAGCCCGCGTCCCCGGCGAGGCGCGCATCGTGGCGGAGGCGAGCTCGGTCACGTTGCGAATCGCCGCGACGCATGCGCTGTCGTTCACCTTCCTGCCGCTGTGGCTTCGCGGCCTCGAAGCGCGCACCACGCTCGGCCCGGTGCAGCTGGTGTCGGATGTGCTGCAGCGCTGCGAGGCGCTGATGCTGCAAAGCAAGGTGCAGTTCGTCCTGAGTCACTCCCATGCGCAGGCGCGGGGGGCGCTGGATGGCGAGGCTTATGTGTCCGTGGTGGTCGGGCACGACAAGCTGGTCCCGGTGTCGGCGGCGAACAAGCAGGGCAAGCCGCTGCATGTGCTGGGGGGCAAGACGGCGAAGGCCGTGCCGGTGCTGGAGTACGCCGGCGAGTCCGGGCTGGGGCGCATCGTGCGTGCGGTGGTGGGGCCGCGGCTGGAATCCCTGCCGGTGCGCGTGGCTTTCACCGCACATCTCGCGTCGGTGCTGCGCACGATGGCGCTGGATGGGCGCGGGGTGGCGTGGCTACCGGAGATCCTGGTGAAGGAGGACATGGCCGCTGGACGACTCGTGCCCGCCTCGGATGACGGTTGGAACGTGCCGATCGAGATCAGGCTGTACCGCGAGCGCAGGGCCTTGGGTGCGGCGGCGGAGGCGTTCTGGAGTTCCGCAAAGTAG
- a CDS encoding mandelate racemase/muconate lactonizing enzyme family protein: protein MKIVDIREVTLPISSPIRNAYIDFSKMTLSLVAVITDVVQGGKPVVGYGFNSNGRYGQGKLMRERFIPRVMEASAESLMSDDGKNIDPHKVWNTMFTNEKPGGHGERSVAIGTIDMAVWDAVAKIEGKPLFQLLADRYGNGKPNRDVFVYAAGGYYYPGQDHGKLKDEMRSYIDRGYTVVKKKIGGASLDEDLRRIDSILSVLQDGQKLAVDANGRFDLDTAIAYAKALSQYDLFWYEEAGDPLDYELQATLRNYYRNPMATGENLFSMKDARNLIRHGGMRPDRDWLQFDCALSYGLVEYLRTLDMLKEHGWSASRCIPHGGHQMSLNIAAGLGLGGNESYPDLFQPFGGFPDGVKVKNGYVTLPDLPGIGFEGKADLYREMQALSA, encoded by the coding sequence ATGAAGATCGTCGACATTCGCGAAGTCACCCTTCCCATCAGCTCCCCCATCCGCAACGCCTACATCGACTTTAGCAAGATGACGCTGAGCCTCGTGGCGGTCATCACCGACGTCGTGCAGGGCGGCAAGCCGGTGGTCGGTTACGGCTTCAACTCCAACGGCCGCTACGGCCAGGGCAAGCTGATGCGCGAACGCTTCATCCCGCGCGTGATGGAAGCCAGCGCGGAATCGCTGATGTCCGATGACGGCAAGAACATCGATCCGCACAAGGTGTGGAACACGATGTTCACCAACGAAAAGCCCGGCGGCCACGGCGAGCGATCGGTGGCGATCGGCACGATCGACATGGCCGTGTGGGATGCCGTCGCGAAGATCGAGGGCAAGCCCCTCTTCCAGTTGCTGGCCGACCGCTACGGCAACGGCAAACCCAATCGCGATGTGTTCGTGTATGCCGCGGGCGGTTACTACTACCCCGGGCAGGACCACGGCAAGCTGAAGGACGAGATGCGCAGCTACATCGACCGGGGCTATACGGTCGTCAAGAAGAAGATCGGCGGCGCGTCGCTCGATGAAGACCTGCGCCGCATCGACTCGATCCTCTCCGTGCTGCAGGACGGCCAGAAGCTCGCGGTGGACGCGAACGGGCGCTTCGACCTCGACACCGCGATCGCGTATGCAAAGGCCCTGTCGCAGTACGACCTGTTCTGGTACGAGGAAGCGGGCGATCCGCTCGACTACGAACTGCAGGCGACGCTGCGCAACTACTACAGGAACCCGATGGCCACGGGCGAGAACCTGTTCTCGATGAAGGATGCGCGCAACCTGATCCGCCATGGCGGCATGCGCCCCGACCGCGACTGGCTGCAGTTCGATTGCGCCTTGAGCTACGGCCTCGTCGAATACCTGCGCACGCTCGACATGCTCAAGGAACATGGCTGGTCCGCGAGCCGCTGCATCCCGCACGGCGGCCACCAGATGTCGCTGAACATCGCGGCGGGCCTGGGCCTGGGCGGCAACGAGTCCTACCCGGACCTGTTCCAGCCCTTCGGCGGCTTCCCCGACGGCGTGAAGGTGAAGAACGGCTATGTGACGCTGCCCGACCTTCCGGGCATCGGCTTCGAAGGCAAGGCGGACCTGTACCGCGAGATGCAGGCGCTGTCGGCCTGA
- a CDS encoding NAD-glutamate dehydrogenase yields the protein MNANIAALHNRVDAVIALAATRSDAHRSQIIQGFAREYFSRMDADDLAERTPEDLLGALESHLQLAQSREPGTPKMRIFEPSQAQDGWTSKHSVIQIVNDDMPFLVDSTSLEINRQGLTLHLIVHPIFAVQRDASGVLKAVSPASASPGVPRESWMHIEVDRLIDAEQRDTLAAGIERVLADVRAAVTDWQAMLGRLQEAIAELGRAPASLPQANVAESRAFLQWLADGHMTLLGYRQHDLVEDGGAEGLRLVKGSGLGLLRESQTGEMSASFAALPATARALARAPLPVLVVTKANTRSTVHRAGYTDYIGVKRYDAQGRVTGEHRFIGLFTSTAYSARVAETPLLRGKVGAIATKAGLPPGGHLAKALDHVLETYPRDELFQIPDDELFETALGIVSLGERQRLRLFMWRDPFDRFVSCMVYVPREAYSTDLRVKFQRILMAALGGASAEFDVLLSDAVLARIHFTVRTTPGQIPSYDRKDIERQLAAAARRWDDDLRDALVESEGEAAGLALFKQWSAAFPAAYRDRVTARDALPDARKLAAVTASAPLQLSLYRPAGNAGTLGLKVYRRGSPLVLSDSLPMLEHMGVRVMGESSYRVGDGAISLHDFELQAPAGVEADPATAGPLFEDAFARVLNGDVESDDFNRLVLLANLSAEEVAVLRAYAKYLKQIGFAQSQATIAATLSTHPRIARMLVGLFKLRFDPQNADAEGAQAQVNGIEKALEKVSNLNEDRVLRQLLALVDATLRTNYWRTGVGHSGAPGPRRAFLSFKFDSSKIPGLPQPRPLYEIFVYSPRFEGIHLRGGKVARGGLRWSDRPDDFRTEVLGLVKAQMVKNTVIVPVGSKGGFVLKKAPPQSDRDAFMKEGIACYQDYLRGLLDITDNLVGGKPVAPPQVVRIDGDDPYLVVAADKGTATFSDFANQVSLEYGHWLGDAFASGGSVGYDHKVMGITARGAWESVKRHFREMGVNTQSRAFTVAGIGDMSGDVFGNGMLLSPHIHLVAAFDHRHIFIDPNPDAAASFAERQRLFALPRSSWADYESKLISAGGGIWARSEKSIPISPQAREALGITADKLAPTELVSAILKAPVDLLYNGGIGTYVKASSETHADVGDRANDALRINGNELRCKVVGEGGNLGFTQRGRVEAALAGVRLYTDAIDNSAGVDTSDHEVNIKILLGLAVGKGRIDEAKRNAILPTMTDDVAALVLRDNYFQTQALSIGKRLAPQLLDEQARFMRFLEKNGRLNRAIEFLPTDDELAERKTRGLGLTTPEQAVLLAYCKMWVYDELLESNLPEDPWVETALARYFPSALQRDFPQEIAAHPLRREIISTHVLNSMINRVGPTFVHQVSEVTGAAPAQVVRAYLLSREVFSSVALWQRIEALDNQVSDDVQGELIIEWRRLIARATGWFLRSRRLQEPMERVAQKLQPAVAALRERLEPEGAESPRVSQWIAAGVPRDLALQVNAADRLFSALDIAEISDSAQRRLDVTADVHFGVGERLGLERLRQQIDLLPADNHWQAMAKVALAEDLGGLRHTIALDTVKGDAGTAAEKLSAWEARNPMAFARARRLVGDLADTPNPDLAMLSVALRELRNLVQD from the coding sequence ATGAATGCCAACATTGCGGCGCTGCACAACCGTGTGGACGCTGTCATCGCGCTCGCCGCGACCCGGTCCGACGCGCACCGCTCCCAAATTATCCAGGGCTTCGCCCGTGAGTATTTCAGCCGCATGGATGCGGACGACCTGGCCGAGCGAACGCCCGAAGACCTGCTCGGCGCCCTGGAGTCGCACCTGCAGCTCGCGCAATCGCGCGAGCCCGGCACGCCGAAGATGCGCATCTTCGAGCCGAGCCAGGCGCAGGACGGCTGGACCTCGAAGCACTCCGTCATCCAGATCGTCAACGACGACATGCCCTTCCTCGTGGATTCCACGAGCCTCGAGATCAACCGGCAGGGCCTCACGCTGCATCTCATCGTGCACCCGATCTTCGCGGTGCAGCGCGATGCGAGCGGCGTGCTCAAGGCCGTCTCGCCCGCCTCCGCGTCGCCCGGCGTTCCGCGCGAGTCCTGGATGCACATCGAGGTAGACCGCCTGATCGATGCGGAGCAACGCGACACCCTGGCGGCAGGCATCGAACGTGTGCTGGCCGACGTGCGCGCCGCCGTGACCGACTGGCAGGCCATGCTCGGGCGTCTGCAGGAAGCGATCGCCGAGCTCGGCCGCGCACCGGCCTCGTTGCCGCAGGCGAACGTCGCGGAGAGCCGCGCGTTCCTGCAGTGGCTCGCCGACGGCCACATGACGTTGCTGGGGTACCGGCAGCACGACCTCGTGGAAGATGGCGGCGCCGAAGGCCTGCGGCTCGTGAAGGGCAGCGGCTTGGGCCTGCTGCGCGAATCCCAGACCGGCGAGATGTCCGCGAGCTTCGCCGCGCTGCCCGCGACCGCGCGCGCGCTCGCCCGCGCGCCCTTGCCGGTGCTCGTGGTGACCAAGGCCAATACACGTTCGACCGTGCACCGCGCGGGCTACACCGACTACATCGGCGTCAAGCGCTACGACGCGCAGGGCCGGGTGACGGGCGAGCATCGCTTCATCGGCCTCTTCACCTCCACCGCCTACAGCGCGCGCGTCGCGGAAACGCCGCTGCTGCGCGGCAAAGTCGGCGCGATCGCGACCAAGGCGGGCCTGCCGCCCGGCGGCCACCTCGCGAAGGCGCTGGACCACGTGCTGGAAACCTATCCGCGCGACGAGCTCTTCCAGATTCCCGACGACGAACTTTTCGAAACCGCGCTGGGCATCGTGTCGCTCGGCGAGCGGCAGCGCCTGCGCCTGTTCATGTGGCGCGACCCTTTCGACCGCTTCGTCTCCTGCATGGTCTACGTGCCGCGCGAGGCGTACTCCACCGACCTGCGCGTGAAGTTCCAGCGCATCCTCATGGCCGCGCTGGGCGGCGCGAGCGCGGAATTCGACGTGCTGCTCAGCGATGCGGTACTCGCGCGCATCCACTTCACGGTCCGCACGACACCCGGGCAGATTCCCTCCTACGACCGAAAGGACATCGAGCGGCAACTGGCCGCCGCCGCGCGGCGCTGGGACGACGACCTGCGCGACGCGCTCGTCGAAAGCGAAGGTGAGGCAGCGGGCCTCGCCCTGTTCAAGCAATGGAGCGCTGCGTTCCCGGCTGCGTATCGCGATCGTGTGACGGCACGCGACGCCCTGCCCGACGCGCGCAAGCTCGCTGCTGTCACCGCGTCCGCGCCGCTGCAACTCTCGCTCTACCGCCCGGCAGGCAACGCCGGCACGCTCGGCCTGAAGGTCTACCGCCGCGGCTCGCCCCTCGTCCTCTCCGACAGCCTGCCGATGCTCGAACACATGGGCGTGCGCGTCATGGGCGAGAGCAGCTACCGCGTGGGCGATGGCGCGATCTCGCTGCACGACTTCGAACTGCAGGCGCCCGCCGGTGTCGAGGCCGACCCCGCGACGGCAGGTCCGCTCTTCGAGGACGCGTTCGCCCGCGTGCTGAACGGCGACGTCGAAAGCGACGATTTCAACCGCCTCGTGCTGCTGGCCAACCTGTCCGCGGAAGAGGTCGCGGTGCTGCGCGCCTATGCGAAGTACCTCAAGCAGATCGGCTTCGCGCAGTCGCAGGCGACGATTGCCGCGACGCTCTCCACGCATCCGCGCATCGCGCGCATGCTGGTGGGCCTGTTCAAGCTGCGCTTCGACCCGCAGAACGCCGATGCCGAAGGCGCGCAGGCGCAGGTGAACGGCATCGAGAAGGCGCTGGAGAAAGTCAGCAACCTCAACGAGGACCGCGTGCTGCGCCAGCTGCTCGCCCTGGTGGATGCGACCTTGCGCACGAACTACTGGCGCACGGGCGTGGGCCACTCCGGCGCACCGGGGCCGCGCCGCGCGTTCCTCAGCTTCAAGTTCGACTCGTCGAAGATCCCGGGCCTGCCGCAGCCGCGCCCGCTGTACGAAATCTTCGTGTACTCGCCGCGCTTCGAGGGCATCCACCTGCGCGGCGGCAAGGTCGCGCGCGGCGGCCTGCGCTGGTCCGACCGGCCGGACGACTTCCGCACCGAGGTGCTGGGCCTGGTGAAGGCGCAGATGGTGAAGAACACCGTGATCGTGCCGGTGGGCTCCAAGGGCGGCTTCGTGCTGAAGAAGGCGCCCCCGCAATCCGATCGCGATGCGTTCATGAAGGAAGGCATCGCCTGCTACCAGGACTACCTGCGAGGCCTGCTGGACATCACCGACAACCTCGTCGGCGGCAAGCCGGTGGCGCCGCCGCAGGTGGTACGCATCGACGGCGACGACCCGTATCTCGTGGTGGCAGCGGACAAAGGAACGGCCACCTTCTCCGACTTCGCGAACCAGGTCAGCCTGGAATACGGCCACTGGCTGGGCGATGCGTTCGCATCGGGCGGCAGCGTGGGCTATGACCACAAGGTCATGGGCATCACGGCGCGCGGGGCGTGGGAGAGCGTCAAGCGGCATTTCCGCGAGATGGGCGTGAACACGCAGTCGCGGGCGTTCACAGTCGCGGGGATCGGCGACATGTCGGGAGACGTCTTCGGCAACGGCATGCTGCTGTCGCCGCACATCCACCTCGTCGCAGCCTTCGACCATCGGCACATCTTCATCGACCCGAATCCCGATGCGGCGGCCTCCTTCGCGGAACGCCAGCGCCTCTTCGCGCTGCCGCGCTCCTCGTGGGCGGACTACGAATCGAAGCTCATCTCCGCCGGTGGAGGCATCTGGGCCCGTTCGGAAAAGTCCATCCCGATCTCGCCGCAGGCAAGGGAAGCGCTCGGCATCACGGCGGACAAGCTGGCCCCGACGGAGCTCGTGTCCGCCATCCTGAAAGCACCGGTCGACCTGCTCTACAACGGCGGCATCGGCACGTACGTGAAGGCATCGAGCGAAACCCATGCCGATGTGGGCGATCGCGCCAACGACGCGCTGCGCATCAACGGCAACGAACTGCGATGCAAGGTCGTGGGCGAGGGCGGCAATCTCGGCTTCACGCAAAGAGGCCGCGTGGAAGCCGCGCTGGCCGGCGTGCGCCTGTACACCGATGCGATCGACAACTCCGCGGGCGTGGACACCTCCGACCACGAGGTGAACATCAAGATCCTGCTGGGGCTCGCTGTAGGCAAGGGCCGCATCGATGAAGCCAAGCGCAACGCCATCCTGCCGACCATGACGGACGACGTCGCGGCGCTCGTGCTGCGCGATAACTACTTCCAGACGCAGGCGCTGTCCATCGGCAAGCGGCTCGCGCCGCAGTTGCTCGATGAACAGGCTCGCTTCATGCGCTTCCTCGAGAAGAACGGGCGGCTGAACCGCGCCATCGAATTCCTGCCCACGGACGACGAGCTCGCCGAGCGCAAGACGCGCGGCCTGGGCCTCACCACGCCGGAGCAGGCGGTGCTGCTCGCCTATTGCAAGATGTGGGTGTACGACGAGCTGCTGGAATCCAACCTGCCCGAAGACCCGTGGGTCGAAACGGCGTTGGCGCGTTACTTCCCTTCGGCGCTGCAGCGCGACTTCCCGCAGGAGATCGCGGCGCATCCGCTGCGGCGCGAGATCATCTCCACGCACGTGCTCAACAGCATGATCAACCGCGTCGGCCCGACCTTCGTGCACCAGGTGTCCGAGGTGACCGGCGCCGCGCCGGCGCAGGTCGTGCGTGCCTACCTCCTGTCGCGCGAAGTGTTCTCCAGCGTCGCGCTGTGGCAGCGCATCGAGGCGCTGGACAACCAGGTCAGCGACGACGTGCAGGGCGAACTCATCATCGAGTGGCGCCGCCTGATTGCCCGCGCGACAGGATGGTTCCTGCGCTCGCGGCGCCTGCAGGAGCCGATGGAGCGCGTCGCGCAGAAGTTGCAGCCCGCCGTGGCGGCGCTGCGCGAGCGGCTGGAGCCGGAAGGCGCGGAGTCGCCGCGCGTTTCGCAGTGGATCGCCGCCGGCGTGCCGCGCGACCTCGCGCTGCAGGTGAACGCGGCGGACCGCCTCTTCAGCGCACTGGACATCGCGGAGATTTCCGATTCCGCGCAGCGACGCCTGGACGTCACGGCCGACGTGCACTTCGGCGTGGGCGAGCGCCTGGGCCTCGAGCGCCTGCGCCAGCAGATCGACCTCCTCCCCGCCGACAACCACTGGCAGGCGATGGCGAAAGTCGCATTGGCAGAGGACCTGGGTGGCCTTCGCCACACCATCGCCCTCGACACCGTCAAGGGCGACGCGGGCACCGCCGCGGAGAAACTCTCCGCGTGGGAAGCGCGCAACCCGATGGCATTCGCGCGCGCGCGGCGCCTCGTGGGCGACCTCGCCGACACGCCCAACCCCGACCTCGCGATGCTGTCCGTCGCGCTGCGCGAACTGCGCAACCTCGTGCAGGACTGA
- a CDS encoding tripartite tricarboxylate transporter substrate binding protein: MRIRLRRIVRAIAAAALIAAACSAAAQAPIRIVVPTTAGGPLDVVGRVLATGLSRDLKETVIVDNRPGANAIIGTEYVVRAPSDGRTLLLGSGFVATNAVLNKLSFDPARDLAPVAELTRAGMVVLVRKGLPVSGPRDLAGAAAAQPGGLNCAAPPGEMGLGCEQLRQALGGAVVTVPYPGVAPAIQALVGGHADVMLAPYDAALPFLDGGRVVPIATSGTTPVMAPFERLPLLKEQWPGFVVVGFLGVFAPAGTPAETIRRLNREFASLLKDPPVREFMRARGSSADEVGPPEKLAATLADRLDYYRRLADAIGLKPQ; this comes from the coding sequence ATGCGAATTAGATTGCGCCGCATCGTGCGCGCCATTGCAGCGGCCGCGCTGATCGCCGCGGCGTGCAGCGCGGCGGCGCAGGCACCGATACGGATCGTGGTGCCGACGACGGCCGGCGGGCCGCTGGACGTGGTCGGGCGCGTGCTCGCGACGGGCCTTTCCCGCGACCTGAAGGAGACGGTGATCGTCGACAACCGGCCCGGGGCGAACGCGATCATCGGGACCGAATATGTGGTCCGTGCGCCCTCGGATGGGCGCACCCTGCTGCTCGGCTCGGGATTCGTCGCGACGAATGCGGTCTTGAACAAGCTCTCGTTCGACCCCGCGCGCGACCTGGCGCCGGTGGCGGAGCTGACGCGCGCGGGCATGGTCGTGCTGGTGCGAAAGGGCCTGCCCGTCTCCGGCCCTCGCGACCTCGCCGGCGCGGCGGCCGCCCAGCCCGGCGGACTGAACTGCGCGGCGCCGCCCGGCGAGATGGGGCTGGGCTGCGAGCAGCTCCGGCAGGCGCTCGGCGGCGCTGTCGTCACCGTTCCCTATCCCGGCGTCGCGCCCGCGATCCAGGCGCTCGTGGGGGGGCACGCCGATGTGATGCTGGCGCCGTACGACGCCGCCCTGCCGTTTCTCGACGGCGGACGCGTGGTCCCCATCGCCACCAGCGGAACGACGCCGGTGATGGCGCCGTTCGAACGGCTTCCCTTGCTCAAGGAGCAGTGGCCGGGCTTCGTGGTGGTCGGCTTCCTCGGCGTGTTTGCTCCCGCCGGCACGCCGGCGGAGACCATCAGGAGGTTGAATCGTGAATTCGCCTCGCTACTGAAGGACCCGCCGGTGCGCGAGTTCATGCGCGCCCGCGGCTCGAGCGCGGATGAGGTCGGGCCACCGGAGAAGCTCGCCGCCACCCTCGCCGACCGGCTCGACTATTACCGGCGCCTCGCCGACGCGATCGGCCTCAAGCCCCAATAG